One Cicer arietinum cultivar CDC Frontier isolate Library 1 chromosome 8, Cicar.CDCFrontier_v2.0, whole genome shotgun sequence DNA segment encodes these proteins:
- the LOC101504754 gene encoding UDP-glucose 4-epimerase GEPI48 isoform X1, producing MASRVSISNTNAFPSSSPSYLNSSRFLSHANNVSFQTQNGSTMLNKTVLVTGGAGYIGSHTVLQLLLGGFKTVVVDNLDNSSEVAIHRVKELAAEFGNNLNFHKVDLRDRAALEQIFASTKFDAVIHFAGMKAVGESVQKPLLYYNNNLIGTITLLEVMAAHGCKKLVFSSSATVYGWPKEVPCTEEFPLSAMNPYGRTKLTIEEICRDVHRSEPDWKIMLLRYFNPVGAHPSGYIGEDPRGIPNNLMPFIQQVAVGRRPALTVYGNDYNTIDGTGVRDYIHVVDLADGHIAALLKLEEADIGCDVCNLGTGKGTSVLEMVRAFEEASGKKIPLVMADRRPGDAEIVYASTKKAEKELNWKAKYGIDEMCRDQWNWASKNPYGYGSQDSTD from the exons ATGGCATCGCGCGTCAGCATCAGTAATACCAACGCTTTCCCTTCTTCTTCACCGTCCTATTTAAACTCCTCTCGTTTTCTCTCTCACGCTAATAACGTTTCATTCCAAACTCAAAACGGTTCTACCATGCTTAACAAAACTGTTCTCGTTACCGGTGGAGCCGGTTACATCGGTAGCCACACCGTTCTTCAGCTTTTGCTCGGTGGTTTCAAAACCGTCGTTGTTGATAACCTTGATAATTCATCCGAAGTTGCTATTCACAGAGTCAAGGAACTCGCCGCAGAATTTGGGAATAACCTTAACTTTCATAAG GTAGACCTCCGTGACAGGGCTGCACTAGAGCAAATTTTTGCTTCTACAAA GTTTGATGCAGTCATACATTTTGCTGGAATGAAAGCAGTAGGTGAAAGTGTGCAGAAACCGTTACTCTACTACAACAACAATTTGATTGGGACAATCACTTTATTAGAAGTCATGGCTGCTCATGGATGCAAGAAG CTTGTGTTCTCATCTTCAGCCACTGTATATGGTTGGCCAAAGGAGGTTCCATGTACAGAAGAGTTTCCTCTGTCAGCAATGAACCCATATGGACGAACCAAG CTCACCATTGAAGAAATTTGTCGTGATGTCCATCGTTCTGAGCCAGATTGGAAAATAATGTTATTGAGATACTTCAACCCAGTGGGTGCACACCCTAGTGGTTATATTGGGGAGGATCCTCGTGGAATTCCAAACAATCTCATGCCGTTTATTCAGCAAGTTGCGGTTGGCAGACGGCCTGCACTGACAGTATATGGAAATGATTATAATACAATTGATGGCACCGGG GTTCGGGATTACATTCATGTTGTTGATTTAGCAGATGGGCACATTGCCGCATTGCTTAAACTAGAAGAAGCTGATATAG GTTGTGACGTTTGTAACTTGGGGACAGGAAAGGGAACATCAGTTCTGGAGATGGTTAGAGCTTTTGAAGAGGCATCTGGAAAG aaaattCCACTTGTGATGGCTGACCGTAGACCTGGTGATGCCGAAATTGTTTATGCCTCAACAAAAAAAGCTGAAAAAGAACTTAACTGGAA GGCAAAATATGGAATTGATGAAATGTGCCGTGATCAATGGAATTGGGCTAGCAAAAATCCTTACGGCTATGGATCTCAGGATTCCACAGATTAA
- the LOC101504754 gene encoding UDP-glucose 4-epimerase GEPI48 isoform X2, producing MASRVSISNTNAFPSSSPSYLNSSRFLSHANNVSFQTQNGSTMLNKTVLVTGGAGYIGSHTVLQLLLGGFKTVVVDNLDNSSEVAIHRVKELAAEFGNNLNFHKVDLRDRAALEQIFASTKFDAVIHFAGMKAVGESVQKPLLYYNNNLIGTITLLEVMAAHGCKKLVFSSSATVYGWPKEVPCTEEFPLSAMNPYGRTKLTIEEICRDVHRSEPDWKIMLLRYFNPVGAHPSGYIGEDPRGIPNNLMPFIQQVAVGRRPALTVYGNDYNTIDGTGVRDYIHVVDLADGHIAALLKLEEADIGCDVCNLGTGKGTSVLEMVRAFEEASGKKIPLVMADRRPGDAEIVYASTKKAEKELNWKIYLMWQGKIWN from the exons ATGGCATCGCGCGTCAGCATCAGTAATACCAACGCTTTCCCTTCTTCTTCACCGTCCTATTTAAACTCCTCTCGTTTTCTCTCTCACGCTAATAACGTTTCATTCCAAACTCAAAACGGTTCTACCATGCTTAACAAAACTGTTCTCGTTACCGGTGGAGCCGGTTACATCGGTAGCCACACCGTTCTTCAGCTTTTGCTCGGTGGTTTCAAAACCGTCGTTGTTGATAACCTTGATAATTCATCCGAAGTTGCTATTCACAGAGTCAAGGAACTCGCCGCAGAATTTGGGAATAACCTTAACTTTCATAAG GTAGACCTCCGTGACAGGGCTGCACTAGAGCAAATTTTTGCTTCTACAAA GTTTGATGCAGTCATACATTTTGCTGGAATGAAAGCAGTAGGTGAAAGTGTGCAGAAACCGTTACTCTACTACAACAACAATTTGATTGGGACAATCACTTTATTAGAAGTCATGGCTGCTCATGGATGCAAGAAG CTTGTGTTCTCATCTTCAGCCACTGTATATGGTTGGCCAAAGGAGGTTCCATGTACAGAAGAGTTTCCTCTGTCAGCAATGAACCCATATGGACGAACCAAG CTCACCATTGAAGAAATTTGTCGTGATGTCCATCGTTCTGAGCCAGATTGGAAAATAATGTTATTGAGATACTTCAACCCAGTGGGTGCACACCCTAGTGGTTATATTGGGGAGGATCCTCGTGGAATTCCAAACAATCTCATGCCGTTTATTCAGCAAGTTGCGGTTGGCAGACGGCCTGCACTGACAGTATATGGAAATGATTATAATACAATTGATGGCACCGGG GTTCGGGATTACATTCATGTTGTTGATTTAGCAGATGGGCACATTGCCGCATTGCTTAAACTAGAAGAAGCTGATATAG GTTGTGACGTTTGTAACTTGGGGACAGGAAAGGGAACATCAGTTCTGGAGATGGTTAGAGCTTTTGAAGAGGCATCTGGAAAG aaaattCCACTTGTGATGGCTGACCGTAGACCTGGTGATGCCGAAATTGTTTATGCCTCAACAAAAAAAGCTGAAAAAGAACTTAACTGGAA AATTTATCTGATGTGGCAGGGCAAAATATGGAATTGA
- the LOC101505078 gene encoding putative RING-H2 finger protein ATL21A, with amino-acid sequence MSTLKFSFLFSIVFFLFHSTRSTIPACDKRYCGNSELQQLFEFPFLLREENHFTNNQSDRCGYPGFEIFCNNKNQALLTLSNSREFVVKFISLERRRVWVNDPNECPPKRFLQNIFLNNDSPFQLDNTYHSNYENVTFVNCTGFTKEPMIHDDDFIIPCLSNEKYTIMYTLQSPIDLWINRSCREIGFAMVPVKDNSSEPRVIMEGLYSDILLRWNKPLCDCAADQFCGFETDTGLDVTCYDYNDFNQPGGNPSNPRHKNMYFFPVVWGISGALFFIWVIVSICKDRRQNHIQQNQTITNIESNNGEPPWFVFGLDRSRIEEYYPKIQVAESGQLPKSIDNVCSICLSEYKPMETLRSMPQCNHYFHADCIDVWLKMNATCPLCRNLPE; translated from the exons ATGTCTACCTTGaaattttctttcttattttccatagtattttttctttttcactcAACAAGAAGCACAATTCCAGCTTGTGACAAAAGATATTGTGGAAACTCTGAATTACAACAACTTTTTGAGTTCCCTTTTTTATTAAGAGAAGAAAATCATTTTACCAATAATCAAAGTGATCGATGTGGGTACCCaggatttgaaattttttgcaaCAATAAGAATCAAGCTTTACTTACACTATCAAATTCAAGAGAATTTGTAGTCAAATTTATTTCCCTTGAGAGACGAAGAGTTTGGGTCAACGATCCCAATGAATGTCCACCTAAACGGTTCCTTCAAAACATATTCCTTAACAATGATTCACCTTTTCAATTGGACAACACATATCATAGTAACTATGAAAATGTTACATTTGTCAATTGTACAGGTTTTACAAAGGAACCAATGATTcatgatgatgattttattaTACCTTGTCTAAGCAATGAGAAATATACTATCATGTATACTTTACAATCGCCTATTGATTTATGGATTAATAGATCGTGTCGTGAAATTGGTTTTGCTATGGTTCCGGTGAAAGATAATTCTAGTGAACCACGAGTAATCATGGAAGGACTTTACTCTGATATTTTGTTGAGATGGAATAAACCTCTATGTGACTGTGCAGCAGACCAATTTTGTGGATTTGAAACGGATACGGGTCTTGATGTTACTTGTTACGACTACAATGATTTTAATCAACCag GTGGAAATCCTTCAAATCCAAGGCACAAAAATATGTACTTTTTTCCAGTAGTGTGGGGAATATCTGGAGCTCTATTCTTCATATGGGTAATTGTATCCATATGTAAAGATAGAAGGCAAAACCATATCCaacaaaatcaaacaattaCGAACATAGAATCAAATAACGGGGAACCCCCTTGGTTTGTGTTTGGGCTTGATCGATCAAGAATAGAAGAATATTATCCAAAGATTCAGGTAGCTGAGAGTGGACAATTACCTAAGTCCATTGACAATGTTTGCTCCATATGTCTTAGTGAGTACAAGCCCATGGAGACATTAAGGAGTATGCCCCAATGTAATCATTATTTTCATGCTGATTGTATAGATGTGTGGCTCAAGATGAATGCTACTTGCCCTTTATGTCGAAATTTGCCCGAGTGA
- the LOC101505398 gene encoding uncharacterized protein isoform X1 — MDPENPKSDVEMDSAFDDEGEPALTIGEYLDEVEERELEADLVLGGDDGKECTYSKGYMKRQAIFSCITCTPDGNAGVCTACSLSCHDGHQIVELWTKRNFRCDCGNSKFGEFYCKISPNKDVENVENLYNHNFKGSYCTCGRPYPDPDAEEQIEMIQCCLCEDWFHEEHLGLESSDEIPRDDEGEPLYEDFICKACSEVCFFLKLYPEVIWVAGKQPNATVQVSSKDKGILEDKPSTCGSEKPLGDTSYNSPKIDEAKASVDSESISDGKVLPQGGSCNSSTAVNKCTEGTDLHVDCLLGVNIIAASPVIHGKPLFLSKSWRDALCKCNNCVAYYHQKRIAFLLDKDDSIVEYEKMAKQKREEKLQQQEGAELSFFSKLGHVEKVEILKGIEEMKDGLRTFLESADSSKPITAADVHQFFDDIKNKRRRVQ, encoded by the exons ATGGATCCTGAAAATCCGAAATCAGATGTAGAAATGGACAGTGCTTTTGACGATGAAGGTGAACCGGCCCTTACAATCGGCGAGTACCTTGACGAAGTTGAGGAACGGGAGCTG GAAGCTGATTTAGTTTTGGGAGGTGATGATGGCAAGGAGTGTACCTATAGCAAAGGTTACATGAAAAGGCAGGCAATTTTCTCTTGCATCACCTGCACCCCTGATGGGAATGCTGGAGTTTGTACTGCTTGCTCATTGTCTTGCCACGATGGTCATCAG ATTGTGGAActatggacaaaaagaaacttcAGGTGTGATTGTGGAAATTCAAAGTTTGGTGAATTTTACTGCAAGATTTCCCCAAATAAAGATGTTGAGAATGTTGAGAATTTGTACAATCACAACTTTAAAGGTTCATATTGCACATGTGGCCGCCCTTATCCAGATCCAGATGCTGAAGAGCAAATAGAGATGATACAGTGTTGTCTGTGTGAGGACTGGTTTCACGAGGAGCATCTTGGTCTTGAATCTTCTGATGAG ATTCCCAGAGATGATGAAGGTGAGCCGCTTTATGAAGATTTCATATGTAAGGCATGCTCTGAAGTATGTTTCTTTCTGAAATTATATCCTGAAGTAATATGGGTGGCTGGGAAGCAGCCAAATGCTACTGTTCAAGTTAGTAGCAAGGACAAGGGTATTTTGGAAGACAAGCCTTCAACTTGTGGGTCTGAAAAGCCATTGGGTGATACTTCATATAATTCTCCTAAAATTGATGAGGCAAAAGCTTCTGTTGATTCTGAATCTATATCTGATGGGAAGGTTCTGCCTCAGGGAGGAAGTTGTAATAGCAGTACAGCTGTAAATAAATGCACAGAAGGCACCGATCTGCATGTTGATTGTCTCCTTGGTGTGAACATCATTGCTGCTTCCCCAGTTATACATGGTAAACCACTGTTCCTTTCCAAGAGTTGGCGAGATGCTCTATGCAAATGCAACAATTGTGTGGCGTATTACCATCAGAAAAGGATTGCTTTTCTACTTGACAAGGATGACTCAATTGTGGAGTATGAGAAAATGGCCAAgcaaaaaagagaagaaaagttGCAGCAACAGGAGGGTGCTGAGTTAAGTTTCTTTAGTAAACTTGGACATGTAGAGAAAGTCGAGATCTTGAAGGGCATTGAAGAGATGAAGGATGGACTTCGTACTTTCCTG GAGTCCGCTGACTCGTCCAAGCCAATTACTGCTGCTGATGTCCATCAGTTTTTTGATGACATTAAGAATAAGCGTCGCCGCGTACAGTGA
- the LOC101505398 gene encoding uncharacterized protein isoform X2 has product MKRQAIFSCITCTPDGNAGVCTACSLSCHDGHQIVELWTKRNFRCDCGNSKFGEFYCKISPNKDVENVENLYNHNFKGSYCTCGRPYPDPDAEEQIEMIQCCLCEDWFHEEHLGLESSDEIPRDDEGEPLYEDFICKACSEVCFFLKLYPEVIWVAGKQPNATVQVSSKDKGILEDKPSTCGSEKPLGDTSYNSPKIDEAKASVDSESISDGKVLPQGGSCNSSTAVNKCTEGTDLHVDCLLGVNIIAASPVIHGKPLFLSKSWRDALCKCNNCVAYYHQKRIAFLLDKDDSIVEYEKMAKQKREEKLQQQEGAELSFFSKLGHVEKVEILKGIEEMKDGLRTFLESADSSKPITAADVHQFFDDIKNKRRRVQ; this is encoded by the exons ATGAAAAGGCAGGCAATTTTCTCTTGCATCACCTGCACCCCTGATGGGAATGCTGGAGTTTGTACTGCTTGCTCATTGTCTTGCCACGATGGTCATCAG ATTGTGGAActatggacaaaaagaaacttcAGGTGTGATTGTGGAAATTCAAAGTTTGGTGAATTTTACTGCAAGATTTCCCCAAATAAAGATGTTGAGAATGTTGAGAATTTGTACAATCACAACTTTAAAGGTTCATATTGCACATGTGGCCGCCCTTATCCAGATCCAGATGCTGAAGAGCAAATAGAGATGATACAGTGTTGTCTGTGTGAGGACTGGTTTCACGAGGAGCATCTTGGTCTTGAATCTTCTGATGAG ATTCCCAGAGATGATGAAGGTGAGCCGCTTTATGAAGATTTCATATGTAAGGCATGCTCTGAAGTATGTTTCTTTCTGAAATTATATCCTGAAGTAATATGGGTGGCTGGGAAGCAGCCAAATGCTACTGTTCAAGTTAGTAGCAAGGACAAGGGTATTTTGGAAGACAAGCCTTCAACTTGTGGGTCTGAAAAGCCATTGGGTGATACTTCATATAATTCTCCTAAAATTGATGAGGCAAAAGCTTCTGTTGATTCTGAATCTATATCTGATGGGAAGGTTCTGCCTCAGGGAGGAAGTTGTAATAGCAGTACAGCTGTAAATAAATGCACAGAAGGCACCGATCTGCATGTTGATTGTCTCCTTGGTGTGAACATCATTGCTGCTTCCCCAGTTATACATGGTAAACCACTGTTCCTTTCCAAGAGTTGGCGAGATGCTCTATGCAAATGCAACAATTGTGTGGCGTATTACCATCAGAAAAGGATTGCTTTTCTACTTGACAAGGATGACTCAATTGTGGAGTATGAGAAAATGGCCAAgcaaaaaagagaagaaaagttGCAGCAACAGGAGGGTGCTGAGTTAAGTTTCTTTAGTAAACTTGGACATGTAGAGAAAGTCGAGATCTTGAAGGGCATTGAAGAGATGAAGGATGGACTTCGTACTTTCCTG GAGTCCGCTGACTCGTCCAAGCCAATTACTGCTGCTGATGTCCATCAGTTTTTTGATGACATTAAGAATAAGCGTCGCCGCGTACAGTGA